The proteins below come from a single Zea mays cultivar B73 chromosome 8, Zm-B73-REFERENCE-NAM-5.0, whole genome shotgun sequence genomic window:
- the LOC100279902 gene encoding uncharacterized protein LOC100279902 precursor: protein MLPARPLLVAAAVFLLLLPVHVAIVAAQGFRGFSYLLNCGAASPTTDSRGLRWDPDGDYVSAGTPGVVSLSGLINPTLATLRTFPLRYGAKFCYELPVDRNRRYLIRPTFFYGALFASSSAPPPPVFDLIVDGTFWTAVNTTDDALAGAASSYEGVFPASGRNMSFCLGVNPDYTDARPFISALQVIQLDDSVYNATDFPTSAMGLIARTKFGSTGGIERYPNDSFDRYWQPFPDDKHAVSSTQNVTSADFWNLPPPDVFNTAFIAEQDAPLVLQWPPVPLQNDSYYVALYFADTLPDNSRTFDVYINDYLFFKDLNVTSAGLSVFATQWILSGLTTIILKSASPSALPPLINAGEVFGLFPVGRLTYARDVLALESIKKSLQNIPEDWNGDPCMPSGYSWTGVTCDEGSKIRVISLNFSSMSLSGFLSPDIAKLTALTDISLAHNMLSGPIPNLSNLRNLQRLHLQENQLSGSVPETLGTINTLREIFLQYNNLTGTVPENLLNNTGLTYTFLPGNSFSPKPPH from the exons ATGCTGCCTGCCCGCCCCCTCCTCGTGGCCGCCgccgtcttcctcctcctcctccccgttCACGTCGCCATCGTCGCCGCACAGGGGTTTCGCGGCTTCTCTTACCTCCTAAACTGTGGCGCGGCGTCCCCCACCACCGACAGCCGCGGCCTCCGCTGGGATCCCGATGGCGACTATGTCTCTGCCGGTACCCCCGGCGTGGTCTCGCTCTCGGGCCTCATCAACCCCACGCTTGCCACCCTTCGCACCTTCCCGCTCCGCTACGGGGCCAAGTTCTGCTACGAGCTCCCCGTGGATCGGAACCGCCGCTACCTCATCCGCCCCACATTCTTCTACGGCGCGCTCTTCGCCTCCTCCTCTGCACCGCCGCCGCCCGTCTTCGACCTGATCGTGGACGGTACCTTCTGGACCGCCGTCAACACCACCGATGACGCGCTGGCCGGCGCCGCGTCGTCCTACGAGGGCGTGTTCCCTGCGAGTGGCAGGAACATGAGCTTCTGTCTCGGGGTGAACCCGGACTATACCGACGCCAGGCCATTCATTTCCGCGCTGCAGGTGATCCAGCTCGACGATTCCGTGTACAACGCAACTGATTTCCCGACCAGCGCGATGGGCCTCATTGCTCGCACCAAGTTTGGCTCCACTGGCGGCATCGAGAG GTACCCTAATGACAGTTTTGATCGCTATTGGCAGCCATTTCCAGACGACAAGCATGCTGTCAGTAGCACCCAAAATGTTACATCAGCCGACTTCTGGAATCTTCCCCCTCCTGATGTGTTTAACACAGCTTTCATAGCAGAACAAGATGCACCGCTTGTGTTACAATGGCCTCCAGTGCCTCTCCAAAATGATAGCTATTATGTCGCCCTCTACTTTGCTGATACATTGCCTGATAATTCAAGGACCTTTGACGTGTATATAAATGATTACCTCTTTTTCAAAGATCTAAATGTCACATCAGCTGGTCTTTCTGTCTTTGCAACACAATGGATTCTCTCAGGCTTGACCACAATTATATTGAAatctgcttctccttctgctctTCCTCCACTTATTAATGCTGGCGAGGTTTTTGGGCTTTTTCCTGTTGGAAGATTGACATATGCACGGGATG TACTTGCCCTGGAGAGTATAAAGAAAAGCCTTCAAAATATACCTGAAGATTGGAATGGAGATCCATGCATGCCTTCAGGATATTCTTGGACCGGAGTTACATGTGATGAAGGATCAAAAATACGTGTCATCTCATT GAACTTTTCAAGTATGAGTCTCTCTGGATTTCTTTCACCAGATATTGCCAAACTGACTGCTTTGACTGATAT ATCTTTGGCACACAACATGCTCAGTGGGCCTATTCCGAATCTTAGCAACCTAAGAAATCTCCAACGACT GCACTTGCAAGAAAATCAGCTATCTGGATCGGTACCTGAGACATTGGGTACAATCAATACATTGCGTGAAAT ATTTTTACAATACAATAATTTAACTGGAACAGTTCCGGAGAACTTACTGAACAATACAGGATTGACATACAC ATTTCTGCCAGGGAATAGCTTCTCTCCAAAACCACCGCATTGA